A portion of the Lolium rigidum isolate FL_2022 chromosome 1, APGP_CSIRO_Lrig_0.1, whole genome shotgun sequence genome contains these proteins:
- the LOC124691457 gene encoding pre-mRNA-splicing factor CWC25 homolog, translating to MGMKFLNKKGWHTGSLRNVEKVWVAEQKEKEEQHKIEEYKKQLKEEREKAEFRAIQEQAGFKPRQERLEFLYESGLAVGKGSSDGFQALQQPAPAAAAAASSSAAPASAAGSSKENSLGALFEEKPQSANDTWRKLHSDPLLLIRQREQDAIARIKNNPIKMAEIKKSIEAEKIQKEEKKEKKEKRKHKKHRHHKSKSKRHHSAENSDSDETSDGKDEGRKRVPSAPEHKKEVNRSRHKKKDSRQESSDTEDNEPRKRRREMPEDDQPKRGRQDTSEDDQPRRRHREISEDDEPRRRRRDMPEDDERRRRRDMPDDHEPRGRRQEVPKHDDRSRRDRSDADDRRKHYSGSDRHHAYPKHDSSDSKQRSTGDVGNNDNSTSKHRSHPELGSDDRRRQDSQQGRELGSEDRKRPESQQGREIGSQDRRRHESQQGRDLGPEDRRRQESQQGRNNGSAVNRRRGGVHHMSEEEREARLRQMQDDAEVHEEQRWKRLKKAADDDLKEAATVSANQFRGKNFLQDERKSIFGAEKGGSATIEESIRRRAYYSQGGGDAHESNAFRR from the exons ATGGGGATGAAGTTTCTGAACAAGAAGGGGTGGCACACGGGGAGCCTCCGCAACGTGGAGAAGGTGTGGGTGGCGGAgcagaaggagaaggaggagcagcaCAAGATCGAGGAGTACAAGAAGCAGCTCAAGGAGGAGAGGGAGAAGGCCGAGTTCCGCGCCATACAGGAGCAGGCAGGATTCAAGCC GAGGCAGGAGAGGTTGGAATTCCTCTACGAGTCAGGGTTGGCAGTCGGCAAGGGGAGCTCGGATGGCTTCCAAGCACTGCAGCAACCTGCCCCAGCGGCAGCTGCCGCCGCATCATCCTCTGCTGCTCCAGCCAGTGCTGCTGGCTCTTCCAAG GAAAATTCTctaggagctttatttgaagaaaAGCCTCAATCTGCAAATGACACATGGAGGAAACTTCACTCTGATCCTCTACTCCTGATTAGGCAGCGAGAGCAGGATGCCATTGCAAGGATTAAAAATAATCCAATCAAGATGGCTGAGATAAAGAAATCA ATAGAAGCAGAGAAAAttcaaaaggaagaaaagaaagaaaagaaagagaagagaaAGCACAAAAAACACCGCCATCACAAGTCAAAGAGTAAGAGGCACCACTCAGCTGAAAATTCAGATTCAGATGAAACAAGTGATGGCAAGGATGAAGGAAGAAAGAGAGTTCCTTCTGCCCCAGAGCATAAGAAGGAAGTGAATAGGTCAAGGCATAAGAAGAAAGATAGCAGACAAGAATCTTCGGATACAGAAGACAATGAACCAAGGAAAAGAAGGAGAGAGATGCCAGAAGATGATCAACCAAAGAGAGGACGACAGGACACATCAGAAGATGATCAACCGAGGAGAAGACATCGGGAAATTTCAGAAGATGATgaaccaaggagaagaagacgggATATGCCAGAAGATGATGAAAGGAGAAGAAGACGGGATATGCCAGACGATCATGAACCAAGGGGAAGAAGGCAGGAGGTGCCAAAGCATGATGATCGTTCACGACGCGATCGGTCGGATGCTGATGATAGGAGGAAACATTATTCGGGGTCAGACCGCCACCATGCTTATCCAAAGCATGATAGCTCAGACTCGAAGCAAAGAAGTACTGGAGATGTCGGCAATAACGACAATTCCACTTCTAAACACCGTTCGCATCCTGAACTAGGTTCAGACGACCGAAGAAGACAGGATAGTCAACAGGGCAGGGAATTAGGTTCAGAAGACCGAAAAAGACCAGAAAGCCAACAGGGCAGAGAGATAGGTTCACAAGACCGACGAAGACACGAAAGCCAGCAGGGCAGGGACCTGGGTCCAGAAGACCGGCGAAGACAAGAAAGCCAACAGGGCAGGAACAATGGATCTGCAGTGAACCGTCGTCGAGGGGGTGTTCACCATATGTCTGAAGAGGAGAGGGAAGCTCGGCTGCGACAGATGCAGGATGACGCCGAGGTCCACGAGGAGCAGAGGTGGAAGAGGCTCAAGAAGGCTGCAGATGATGACCTCAAAGAGGCGGCCACCGTGTCTGCAAATCAGTTCAGAGGGAAGAATTTCTTACAGGATGAGAGGAAGAGCATATTTGGAGCCGAGAAGGGAGGCAGCGCCACCATCGAAGAGAGCATCAGGAGGCGTGCTTATTATTCTCAGGGCGGTGGTGATGCCCATGAGAGCAATGCTTTCAGGCGATGA